The following are encoded together in the Equus przewalskii isolate Varuska chromosome 14, EquPr2, whole genome shotgun sequence genome:
- the GKN1 gene encoding gastrokine-1 has translation MKFTIVFAGLLGVFLTPAFANYNININDDGNSNGSGQQSVSVNNEHNVANVDNDNGWNSWNSIWDYNSNFAATRIFHKKACVVHRINKDVVPSLQALEALVKEKKLQGKGPGGPPPKSLIYSINPHKVSDLDQFGQSISGMCRGVPTYMAEEMEGPSLFFDLGVCFNANIFSILKISFCGEIA, from the exons ATGAAGTTCACA ATTGTCTTTGCTGGACTTCTTGGTGTCTTCCTGACTCCTGCCTTTGCTAACTAT aatatcAACATCAACGATGACGGCAACAGTAATGGAAGTGGGCAGCAGTCAGTGAGTGTCAACAATGAACATAACGTGGCCAATGTTGACAATGACAATGGATGGAACTCCTGGAATTCCATCTGGGATTACAACAGT AACTTTGCTGCAACTAGAATCTTTCACAAGAAGGCATGCGTTGTGCACAGAATAAACAAAGATGTCGTGCCCTCTCTTCAAGCCCTTGAGGCACTGGTCAaggaaaagaag CTTCAGGGTAAAGGACCAGGGGGACCACCTCCCAAGAGCCTGATATACTCAATCAACCCCCACAAAGTCAGTGACCTCGACCAGTTTGGACAATCCATCTCTGGCATGTGCAGAGGGGTTCCAACGTACATGGCGGAGGAGATGGAAG GGCCAAGCCTGTTTTTTGACTTAGGAGTGTGCTTCAATGCTAATATATTCTCGATTCTGAAGATTTCCTTCTGTGGAGAAATAGcgtag